Proteins encoded within one genomic window of Bacillus sp. 1NLA3E:
- a CDS encoding protein adenylyltransferase SelO, which translates to MTKRNESGWNFDNSYARLPKLLFSNHTPTPVHSPELIILNSSLATSLGLNGEVLQRKEGIATFAGNQIPEGASPIAQAYAGHQFGHFTKLGDGRALLIGEQITPKGDRFDIQLKGSGRTPYSRGGDGRASLGPMLREYIISEAMYALGIPTTRSLAVVTTGESVIRETALPGAILTRVATSHLRVGTFQFVAKWGTIEELQALADYALQRHFPYVEADESRYLSLLQGVIKRQAELIAKWQLVGFIHGVMNTDNMTISGETIDYGPCAFMDTYEPATVFSSIDREGRYAYGNQPYIAGWNLARFAETILPLLHENQDRAIELAQDAMSNFNELFQSNWFGGIRAKLGLFNVEPQDEALIEDLLSMMQKYRADYTNTFLSLTYDKTEDSVLSGTEEFKQWYERWQTRLTRQEDSKDFSSQLMKNSNPSVIPRNHQVEAALEAGVKQGDSSVMEELLDVLSDPYAYSPEKIDYCKPPEPSDKPYRTFCGT; encoded by the coding sequence ATGACAAAGAGAAATGAATCTGGATGGAACTTTGACAACAGTTATGCTCGTCTTCCAAAGTTATTATTTAGTAACCACACCCCAACTCCTGTACATTCACCGGAGTTGATCATACTGAATTCTTCGTTAGCAACATCCCTTGGATTGAACGGAGAAGTGCTGCAAAGGAAAGAAGGCATAGCAACGTTTGCTGGTAACCAGATTCCCGAAGGAGCTTCTCCTATTGCACAAGCTTATGCTGGGCATCAATTCGGTCATTTTACCAAGTTAGGGGACGGCCGGGCATTGCTTATTGGCGAACAAATCACTCCGAAAGGTGATAGGTTTGATATTCAGCTTAAGGGTTCTGGTAGAACGCCATATTCTCGTGGGGGTGATGGTCGAGCGTCACTTGGACCGATGCTACGAGAATACATCATCAGCGAAGCCATGTATGCGCTGGGTATTCCTACTACCCGTAGTTTAGCCGTAGTGACTACAGGTGAGTCCGTAATCCGCGAAACCGCACTTCCTGGTGCAATTCTGACCCGCGTTGCTACCAGTCATCTGCGCGTTGGAACCTTCCAATTTGTTGCAAAATGGGGCACGATTGAGGAACTCCAAGCCCTGGCTGATTATGCATTGCAACGGCATTTTCCATATGTTGAAGCTGATGAGAGTCGGTATCTTTCGCTGCTTCAGGGAGTGATCAAACGTCAGGCAGAGTTGATTGCAAAATGGCAATTGGTTGGTTTTATTCACGGGGTGATGAACACCGACAACATGACCATTAGTGGGGAAACTATCGATTATGGTCCTTGCGCCTTCATGGATACCTATGAACCTGCAACGGTGTTCAGTTCTATTGACAGAGAAGGTCGCTATGCTTATGGTAATCAGCCGTATATTGCTGGGTGGAATCTAGCACGTTTTGCTGAGACCATTTTGCCACTGCTGCATGAGAATCAGGATCGGGCAATCGAACTTGCTCAGGACGCGATGTCAAATTTTAACGAGTTATTTCAATCGAACTGGTTCGGGGGTATAAGAGCAAAATTAGGATTATTTAACGTAGAGCCACAAGATGAAGCCCTTATCGAAGACCTCCTCAGTATGATGCAAAAGTATCGCGCAGACTATACCAACACCTTCCTATCATTAACTTATGATAAGACTGAGGATTCGGTCTTGTCAGGCACCGAAGAATTTAAACAGTGGTATGAGAGGTGGCAGACGAGACTAACAAGGCAGGAGGACTCGAAAGATTTTTCTTCTCAGTTGATGAAGAACAGTAATCCTTCCGTAATTCCTCGGAACCATCAGGTAGAAGCGGCACTTGAAGCTGGAGTGAAACAGGGAGACTCCAGTGTAATGGAGGAACTTCTTGATGTTCTATCCGACCCATACGCTTACAGCCCTGAAAAGATTGATTACTGCAAACCACCTGAGCCATCAGATAAACCTTATCGAACCTTCTGCGGAACGTGA
- a CDS encoding SLC13 family permease: MKEYVIIQNNKRINLKFDFLKKDMVFTISLILAIASCFLHTPKLEYINPKVMVSLFNLMIAIKAFEELKLLDKFAITILNKCNNSRTVSAILISLCFVCSMFVTNDVALLTFVPLTLIISKKTNMKMMETIILQTVAANIGSSLTPMGNPQNLFIYSYYGIKPMAFFATILLIAVLGIGLMYFSIKRLPKSELKVELPTISIVNRKEALIWGIVLAVIIASILGLISYQIGLMITLITVVLLNRNLLLKIDYLLLITFLSFFIFIGNISNTNAVHAFASANLKDSTSVFFSSIFLSQLISNVPASILLSHFTTDWKPLLLGVNLGGLGTIVASLASVISYKLFIQANPQDSKMYLIKFSIYNFTFLVFLTLVHYVIFRI, from the coding sequence GTGAAAGAATATGTAATCATTCAAAATAATAAAAGAATAAATTTGAAATTTGATTTTCTAAAAAAAGACATGGTGTTTACCATCTCCCTTATACTTGCAATCGCAAGCTGTTTCCTTCATACTCCCAAGCTTGAATATATTAACCCTAAGGTTATGGTCAGTTTATTTAATCTAATGATTGCTATCAAGGCCTTTGAGGAGCTTAAACTCTTAGACAAATTTGCCATTACAATATTAAATAAATGCAATAATAGCAGAACAGTATCCGCTATTCTCATTTCTCTTTGTTTTGTTTGCTCGATGTTCGTAACGAACGATGTTGCCTTACTTACTTTTGTACCTTTAACTTTAATTATTAGTAAAAAGACAAACATGAAAATGATGGAGACCATTATTCTCCAAACAGTTGCTGCAAATATCGGCAGCAGCCTAACTCCAATGGGAAATCCACAAAATTTGTTTATCTATTCTTATTATGGAATTAAGCCTATGGCATTTTTTGCAACCATCCTTTTAATAGCTGTACTTGGAATCGGATTGATGTATTTTTCCATTAAAAGACTTCCAAAAAGTGAACTTAAAGTAGAGCTTCCTACTATTTCAATAGTGAATCGAAAGGAAGCATTGATTTGGGGCATAGTATTGGCGGTCATTATAGCTTCCATTTTAGGATTAATAAGTTATCAAATTGGGTTAATGATTACGCTAATAACAGTTGTGCTATTGAATCGGAATTTACTACTTAAAATTGATTATCTGCTGCTAATTACCTTTTTAAGTTTTTTTATTTTCATTGGGAATATATCGAATACAAATGCAGTACACGCATTTGCAAGTGCAAACCTAAAAGACAGCACTTCCGTATTTTTTAGTTCGATTTTTTTAAGTCAATTGATCAGCAATGTCCCTGCTTCAATCCTTCTTTCTCACTTTACAACAGACTGGAAACCGTTATTATTAGGAGTGAATTTAGGGGGACTTGGAACAATTGTTGCATCATTAGCCAGTGTGATCTCCTATAAACTATTCATTCAAGCAAACCCACAAGATAGTAAAATGTATTTAATTAAGTTCAGTATTTATAACTTTACGTTTTTAGTTTTTCTTACTTTAGTTCATTACGTTATTTTTAGAATCTAG
- a CDS encoding HAAS signaling domain-containing protein, which translates to MDQPKNKFLAELAIGLGNHQDKDSILLEYETHIDEIILEAYDCKSEAEVIERITSRLGSPEEIALAWEDELSVTPSNMKWLFISINILFFGGGSTLTLVHNLYKWKWLSIIWDNLTTIPIVISFVYMIFWALLGYEIGKGFGYGGRKLLNKTFFVALIPNLTLMFLTVLEIVPHSWFAPLLTKTFIIACIIFTITLYPVSWIGYLWGKKASI; encoded by the coding sequence ATGGACCAGCCGAAGAATAAATTTTTAGCTGAACTAGCAATAGGACTCGGAAATCATCAAGACAAAGACAGTATTCTGCTTGAGTATGAAACACATATTGATGAAATCATTTTGGAAGCCTATGATTGCAAAAGTGAGGCGGAGGTAATAGAGCGTATTACCTCACGGCTCGGATCCCCTGAGGAAATTGCTTTGGCTTGGGAGGATGAACTCTCCGTTACTCCAAGTAATATGAAATGGCTTTTTATCAGCATCAATATCCTCTTCTTCGGGGGAGGCAGCACATTAACCTTGGTACATAATCTTTATAAGTGGAAGTGGTTATCAATCATCTGGGATAACTTAACCACGATTCCGATTGTTATTTCGTTTGTATATATGATCTTTTGGGCGTTATTAGGCTATGAAATTGGCAAGGGATTTGGTTATGGGGGCAGAAAGCTGCTGAATAAAACGTTTTTTGTGGCATTAATCCCTAACTTAACATTGATGTTTCTAACAGTTTTAGAGATTGTCCCACATTCATGGTTTGCCCCGTTATTAACAAAAACTTTTATTATCGCTTGTATCATTTTTACCATCACCTTATATCCAGTCAGCTGGATTGGCTATCTATGGGGGAAAAAAGCTTCGATATAA
- a CDS encoding aldolase catalytic domain-containing protein, with protein sequence MENRCKILDCTIRDGGLVNNWNFSVEFVQDLYNGLSEAGVEYMEIGYKNSAKLLKATEPNPWRFLDDNVLKEIIPEKKFTKLSALVDIGRVDPNDILPREQSVLDMIRVACYVREVDKGLELVQMFHDLGYETTLNIMALSSVPEHQLIEAFEMVKESPVDVVYIVDSFGSLDPGDIEHLVKKFHAMIPNKQLGVHTHNNMQLAFANTLTALKNGVTYLDSSVYGMGRAAGNCHTELLVSYIPKTSYELKPVLGVIEKHMLEMRQKWEWGYIIPYMISGVLNEHPRVAMAYRNSDDRDKFVDFYDSVTSPEVSVATASK encoded by the coding sequence ATGGAAAATCGTTGCAAAATATTAGACTGTACTATCCGTGATGGAGGTTTGGTTAACAATTGGAATTTCAGTGTTGAATTTGTTCAGGATTTGTATAATGGCTTAAGCGAAGCCGGTGTTGAATACATGGAAATTGGCTACAAAAATTCAGCCAAGCTTCTAAAAGCTACAGAACCCAATCCGTGGAGATTTCTTGACGATAACGTCCTGAAAGAAATTATCCCTGAGAAGAAGTTCACGAAGCTTTCTGCTCTAGTTGATATTGGACGTGTTGATCCTAATGACATCCTTCCACGTGAGCAAAGTGTTTTAGATATGATTCGAGTAGCGTGCTATGTTCGCGAAGTGGATAAAGGCTTGGAGCTTGTCCAAATGTTCCATGATTTAGGTTATGAGACTACGCTTAACATTATGGCTTTATCTAGTGTACCTGAGCATCAGCTAATTGAAGCATTTGAAATGGTAAAAGAAAGTCCTGTTGATGTTGTTTATATAGTTGACTCCTTTGGAAGCTTAGATCCTGGTGATATTGAGCACCTTGTGAAAAAGTTCCATGCGATGATTCCTAACAAACAGCTTGGAGTTCATACACACAATAATATGCAGTTAGCATTTGCCAACACTTTAACGGCGTTGAAAAATGGGGTTACTTACCTTGATTCGTCTGTTTATGGTATGGGGCGTGCGGCTGGGAACTGTCACACCGAGCTTCTCGTTAGCTACATTCCAAAAACAAGCTATGAACTTAAACCGGTTCTTGGTGTAATTGAAAAGCATATGCTAGAAATGCGACAAAAGTGGGAGTGGGGTTATATCATTCCTTATATGATCTCAGGAGTACTGAATGAACATCCCCGTGTTGCCATGGCATATCGTAATAGCGACGATCGTGACAAATTCGTTGATTTCTATGATAGTGTAACATCACCTGAAGTCTCTGTGGCTACAGCATCGAAATAG
- a CDS encoding DUF4153 domain-containing protein, with the protein MEMKLNKSDWIFLILCLVLGITAEEAFFRDQIGISYLVFIFIFYAVFFWRFRGFSFSHQRFGYLILICIWLLASSFFIHTNQFFYGLNLLVIPGLVIFHLVLVTSQKRLSWNKPVFLRYLFSRLIESVKYNAVLASVLGKIFKQGLNEDKYIIWKKILIGLFISIPVFLVVLPLLMSADTQFERMMGDIPQLFQIIDVESFIRVIVVLIYTLAFFGLMQVLLKKQIKAIMNKDNSTSFKMDAIISITVLVLMNAVYLLFTIVQFKYFFSGSLQGDLTYAEYARKGFFELLFVTLINLSITVLVLNFVDRNVRRTKRLTQILLTVLVLSSAVMLSSAFMRLSMYEDAYGFTFIRVMAHSFMIFLVVIYVYTLFKIWIEKLSLFHFYFISALLYYAAMNMLDVEKMVVTNNIDRYEQTGKIDPYYFNNLSYSGDIGLVELYEKDKEIPGLKDLIKERKMALDADRSSWRSYNLKRELAKEKLRGLELE; encoded by the coding sequence ATGGAAATGAAACTAAACAAATCTGATTGGATTTTTTTAATATTGTGTCTTGTGCTTGGAATAACGGCCGAGGAAGCTTTTTTCAGAGATCAGATTGGCATTTCTTACTTGGTGTTTATCTTCATCTTTTATGCTGTGTTCTTTTGGCGCTTTCGCGGTTTTTCATTTTCACATCAACGTTTTGGCTATCTCATCCTTATATGTATTTGGTTATTGGCTAGCAGCTTTTTCATTCATACCAATCAGTTTTTTTATGGTTTGAATTTATTAGTCATTCCAGGCCTCGTGATTTTCCATCTCGTTTTGGTGACAAGTCAAAAAAGATTGTCGTGGAACAAGCCTGTGTTTCTTCGTTATCTGTTCTCAAGATTGATTGAATCTGTGAAATATAATGCCGTTTTAGCATCAGTACTCGGGAAAATTTTTAAACAGGGCTTGAATGAGGATAAATATATAATCTGGAAAAAAATATTGATTGGCTTGTTCATCTCCATTCCAGTTTTTTTGGTGGTGCTCCCTCTTCTTATGTCAGCGGATACCCAATTTGAAAGAATGATGGGTGATATTCCACAGCTATTCCAGATAATTGATGTGGAAAGTTTCATAAGAGTCATTGTGGTTCTGATTTATACCCTTGCTTTCTTTGGACTAATGCAGGTTTTGTTAAAAAAACAAATAAAAGCCATCATGAATAAAGACAACAGTACTTCCTTTAAAATGGATGCGATTATTAGTATAACAGTACTCGTTTTAATGAATGCCGTTTATTTGCTTTTTACGATAGTCCAATTCAAATACTTTTTTAGCGGGTCATTACAAGGTGACCTTACCTATGCCGAGTATGCAAGAAAAGGCTTTTTCGAATTGCTATTTGTCACGCTAATCAATCTGTCAATTACGGTTTTGGTGCTTAATTTTGTGGATAGAAATGTTCGCCGGACAAAACGATTAACTCAAATCCTACTGACAGTGCTAGTGCTGTCAAGCGCCGTCATGTTAAGCTCAGCATTTATGCGCTTAAGTATGTATGAAGACGCCTATGGTTTCACTTTTATCAGGGTTATGGCGCACTCCTTTATGATTTTTCTAGTTGTCATTTATGTGTACACTTTGTTTAAAATTTGGATTGAAAAGCTGTCTCTATTTCACTTCTATTTCATTAGTGCATTACTATATTACGCTGCCATGAATATGCTTGATGTTGAAAAAATGGTCGTCACAAATAACATTGACCGTTACGAGCAAACTGGAAAAATTGATCCATATTATTTTAACAACCTATCCTATTCTGGAGATATTGGATTAGTTGAGCTTTATGAAAAAGACAAGGAAATACCTGGATTAAAAGATTTAATAAAGGAAAGAAAAATGGCTCTTGACGCCGATCGTTCTAGCTGGCGGTCTTATAATTTGAAGAGGGAATTGGCGAAGGAGAAACTTAGAGGGTTAGAGTTAGAATAG
- a CDS encoding phospholipase: protein MSSHERNQGLCLFPGYRWCGPGCSGPGAPINDVDACCKSHDKCLRKERSRRCQCDREFVNCLRPKVNFHSEKGRTAALMYGYMNFQTMFSCSIPKR from the coding sequence ATGTCTTCACATGAAAGAAATCAAGGATTATGTTTATTTCCAGGCTATAGATGGTGTGGTCCAGGCTGTAGCGGACCTGGTGCTCCGATAAATGATGTTGATGCTTGTTGCAAAAGTCACGATAAATGTTTAAGAAAAGAACGCTCACGGCGGTGTCAATGTGATCGGGAATTTGTAAATTGTTTGCGCCCAAAAGTGAACTTTCATTCAGAGAAGGGAAGAACGGCTGCACTGATGTACGGATACATGAACTTCCAAACGATGTTTAGTTGCAGTATACCCAAAAGATAA
- a CDS encoding DegV family protein, protein MIKILADSTCDLSNTVLKLFDISLAPLTINIDGKIYKDRVDIEPNDFYEMMEGLSEFPTTGTPSPTEYLEIMIKAVKDGFKEVLCICMSSGTSGAYQSAVIAKDYFYEGNPDSTVKIHVVDSKCMSHGSGWLVMKSAMMREQGVSFEEIVEFIENCKTNVKHFLSVDDLNHLIKSGRLTNASAFIGKILNLKPIMSMRNGKGAIVAKERGCKRVLKHYVHEFIKRNDKEITEFVIIGYTSDIKIAETLKEKIEIETDFSGDIYIMQMGVSVGTHVGLGAISMFFVEKRDNQYKNLS, encoded by the coding sequence ATGATAAAAATTTTGGCTGATTCGACATGTGATTTATCAAATACTGTACTTAAATTATTCGATATAAGCTTAGCTCCATTAACAATAAATATAGATGGGAAAATCTATAAAGATAGGGTAGATATTGAACCAAATGACTTCTATGAAATGATGGAGGGGTTATCTGAGTTTCCCACCACAGGTACACCAAGTCCAACAGAATACTTAGAAATAATGATTAAGGCCGTTAAGGACGGATTCAAGGAAGTATTATGTATATGTATGTCAAGTGGAACGAGTGGGGCATATCAATCTGCTGTAATAGCAAAAGATTATTTCTATGAGGGCAACCCAGATTCAACAGTAAAAATACATGTAGTTGACTCAAAATGTATGAGCCACGGAAGTGGTTGGTTAGTAATGAAAAGTGCAATGATGCGGGAACAAGGAGTTTCCTTTGAAGAAATTGTCGAATTTATCGAGAATTGTAAAACAAATGTAAAACATTTTTTATCTGTTGACGATTTAAATCATTTAATAAAGAGTGGTAGACTCACAAATGCAAGTGCATTTATAGGTAAGATTTTAAATCTTAAGCCAATAATGTCTATGAGGAACGGAAAAGGAGCAATAGTTGCAAAGGAAAGAGGTTGTAAAAGAGTACTTAAGCATTATGTTCATGAGTTTATTAAACGAAATGATAAAGAAATTACGGAATTTGTAATAATTGGATATACATCTGATATAAAAATTGCTGAAACTCTAAAAGAAAAAATTGAAATAGAAACGGATTTTTCGGGGGATATCTATATTATGCAAATGGGAGTTTCTGTAGGAACCCATGTTGGCTTAGGGGCCATTTCTATGTTTTTCGTAGAAAAGCGGGACAATCAGTACAAAAATCTATCATAA
- a CDS encoding PadR family transcriptional regulator has product MFNRELVKGSTSLILLQLLNERDMYGYELVKELEQRSDNGLSVKEGTLYPALHKLEKQEYIEFYWQEQEKGPARKYYRITNAGKSMLNEKTKEWQEFVKVMNKVIGRSNHGPAEE; this is encoded by the coding sequence ATGTTTAATCGGGAATTAGTTAAAGGGAGTACATCGCTCATTCTGCTCCAATTATTAAATGAGCGTGATATGTATGGCTATGAATTGGTGAAGGAATTAGAGCAGCGCAGTGACAATGGCTTAAGTGTGAAAGAAGGAACTCTATATCCGGCCCTTCACAAGCTTGAAAAGCAGGAGTATATTGAATTCTATTGGCAGGAACAAGAAAAAGGACCTGCTCGAAAGTATTATCGAATTACCAATGCAGGGAAATCAATGTTAAATGAAAAAACCAAAGAATGGCAGGAATTTGTTAAAGTGATGAACAAGGTGATAGGGAGATCTAATCATGGACCAGCCGAAGAATAA
- a CDS encoding DUF47 domain-containing protein, with translation MPLKKQDKFLNYLMTMSLNLHESANYFADYKLKNVSDLKIFFENIKEYELKGDSLVSEVTRDLHNVFITSIEREDILSLTMSMDDVLDGFEHTAALFEMYSIVNADEYMLRFVGAIRNCTAEIGEAVQLLASKKLLSIRDHVMKIKELESKCDGILREAITHLFSKEKDPIRIIQYKGIYEELENIADYCQTVANTLDTIIMKNA, from the coding sequence ATGCCATTGAAAAAACAGGATAAGTTTCTTAATTATTTAATGACCATGTCTTTAAATTTACACGAAAGTGCAAATTATTTTGCAGACTATAAATTAAAAAATGTAAGTGATCTTAAAATATTCTTTGAAAATATAAAGGAATATGAATTAAAGGGAGATTCTTTGGTGAGTGAAGTTACTAGAGATTTGCATAATGTCTTCATCACTTCCATTGAACGTGAAGATATTTTATCTCTTACGATGAGTATGGATGATGTTTTAGACGGGTTTGAGCATACCGCAGCTCTGTTTGAAATGTATTCAATTGTAAATGCAGATGAATATATGCTTAGGTTTGTAGGTGCAATCCGCAATTGTACTGCTGAAATTGGGGAAGCAGTACAATTATTAGCATCAAAGAAATTGCTTTCCATACGAGACCATGTAATGAAAATTAAAGAATTAGAATCAAAGTGTGATGGCATTTTACGGGAAGCTATTACTCATTTGTTTTCCAAAGAAAAAGACCCTATTCGTATTATTCAATATAAAGGAATTTATGAGGAGCTTGAAAATATCGCAGATTACTGCCAGACAGTGGCAAATACATTAGATACAATTATTATGAAGAATGCTTAA
- a CDS encoding Lin0512 family protein has translation MEKIMFIETGMGIDVHGQNVTTAAIRAIKNAIHYNSMPGIRSVLPGNSLDNMKVNVKLAVPCDKEKLDFDAVKEALPYGQVTVEVMDGGMLTTSGIVLEEKGDKNDLMYIVIASVEVGY, from the coding sequence ATGGAAAAAATCATGTTTATTGAAACAGGGATGGGAATTGATGTCCACGGTCAAAATGTAACAACTGCAGCCATTCGAGCCATAAAAAATGCCATTCACTACAATTCGATGCCGGGTATTCGTTCTGTATTACCTGGAAACAGTTTAGATAATATGAAAGTTAATGTAAAACTAGCTGTACCTTGTGATAAAGAGAAACTTGATTTTGATGCCGTAAAAGAAGCTTTGCCATATGGCCAAGTAACAGTGGAAGTTATGGATGGAGGAATGTTGACAACAAGTGGGATTGTCCTCGAGGAAAAAGGCGATAAAAATGATTTGATGTACATAGTTATTGCATCGGTCGAAGTTGGCTATTAA
- a CDS encoding GapA-binding peptide SR1P: protein MSSIAVVKQGTIVCQVCGKEIGAVENVDSVKTWYGICHECVIKKKK, encoded by the coding sequence ATGTCAAGTATTGCAGTCGTAAAACAAGGGACTATTGTTTGTCAGGTATGTGGAAAAGAAATTGGAGCAGTAGAAAATGTAGATAGTGTTAAAACATGGTACGGTATTTGCCATGAATGTGTCATTAAAAAGAAAAAATAA
- a CDS encoding acetolactate synthase large subunit, protein MKVTDVLVQCLENEGVEFVFGIVGKETLDLADSLSKSKQIQFVNVRHEQGAAFMADVYGRLSKKVGVCLSTLGPGATNLMTGIASAHLDHSPVVALIGQAGMERQHKESHQYLDIVKIFEPVTKWSTQIKESQTVPTIIRKAFRAAKMGKSGAVAISLPENFSAQMIPNKPLPITPLPESVPVSGAIKAANNLLQKHLKPFLIIGHGVLEQNAFPELQTFINTLQSPVTHSFMTKGVLAKEHPLNYFTFGFNENDLVLQGIKEADLLIVIGLDFVEKLPKAWNERKLSVLHIDTLPAEINEYYPVEVELVGNIKKTLQLLLESEIHPKSWVPTGNLQEQIKTAYQINRNPDKPSLLPLTIENVLHIIEKYSSENTIVISDVGAHKVSIARTYQPKVPNKLIISNGLASMGIALPGSIGAKLACPNDPVICITGDGGALMNFAEIETAKRLGLALIIIVLNDSMLKLEVQQMNKMFGTNYGVTFQNPDFVQLAASFGIKGVRISDLRDFENVLKEKLQTLEEIVLIEIAL, encoded by the coding sequence ATGAAGGTAACGGATGTACTTGTACAATGCTTAGAAAATGAAGGAGTTGAATTTGTATTTGGAATCGTCGGCAAGGAAACACTCGATCTTGCTGATTCGTTATCAAAATCAAAACAAATTCAGTTTGTGAATGTTAGGCACGAGCAAGGTGCTGCATTTATGGCAGATGTATATGGAAGATTGTCAAAAAAAGTAGGAGTTTGTTTATCGACGCTTGGTCCAGGAGCTACCAATCTTATGACAGGTATCGCCAGTGCACACCTCGATCATTCACCCGTGGTGGCTTTAATCGGCCAAGCTGGTATGGAACGGCAACATAAAGAATCACATCAATATTTAGATATCGTTAAAATATTCGAGCCCGTAACAAAATGGAGCACACAAATCAAGGAATCACAAACGGTTCCTACTATTATTCGAAAGGCTTTCCGAGCGGCAAAAATGGGAAAATCCGGTGCGGTGGCCATCTCATTGCCAGAGAACTTTTCAGCACAAATGATTCCAAATAAGCCCTTGCCCATTACACCATTGCCCGAAAGTGTCCCTGTTTCAGGAGCAATAAAGGCTGCAAATAACCTTTTACAAAAACATCTGAAACCATTTTTGATAATTGGACATGGGGTACTTGAACAAAATGCCTTCCCTGAACTTCAGACCTTTATCAACACCCTTCAATCCCCTGTTACACACAGCTTTATGACAAAAGGAGTGCTAGCTAAAGAACACCCACTTAATTATTTTACATTTGGATTTAACGAAAACGATTTAGTTTTACAGGGTATCAAAGAAGCGGATCTATTAATTGTCATAGGTCTCGACTTTGTAGAAAAACTACCAAAGGCTTGGAATGAAAGGAAACTTTCAGTTTTACATATCGATACTTTACCAGCAGAAATAAATGAATATTATCCTGTAGAGGTTGAATTAGTCGGAAATATAAAAAAGACACTCCAATTGCTTCTTGAATCTGAAATTCATCCCAAATCATGGGTCCCTACAGGGAATCTTCAGGAACAAATAAAGACAGCATATCAAATTAATAGGAACCCGGACAAACCCAGCTTGCTTCCCTTAACAATTGAGAATGTTCTACATATTATTGAAAAATATTCTTCAGAGAATACGATTGTGATTTCAGATGTTGGTGCCCATAAAGTTTCAATCGCACGAACGTATCAGCCCAAAGTGCCAAACAAGTTAATCATCTCTAATGGACTCGCTTCAATGGGTATTGCATTGCCAGGTTCCATCGGAGCAAAGCTTGCTTGCCCAAATGACCCTGTAATTTGTATTACTGGTGACGGAGGTGCCCTAATGAATTTTGCTGAAATAGAGACAGCCAAACGCCTTGGTCTCGCATTGATTATTATTGTTTTAAATGATTCGATGTTAAAACTTGAAGTGCAACAAATGAACAAGATGTTTGGAACAAATTACGGAGTAACCTTCCAGAACCCAGATTTTGTTCAATTAGCTGCTAGCTTCGGAATTAAAGGAGTCCGCATTAGTGACCTCAGAGATTTTGAAAACGTTCTTAAAGAAAAACTTCAGACTTTAGAAGAAATTGTCTTAATTGAAATTGCTTTATAA
- a CDS encoding HAD family hydrolase, which translates to MISIVIPGFGDIDIKNLILDFNGTIAKDGFLIKGVVELIKRVVQSVEIYVITADTFGSVANELKDLPVKIIPMETHDERNEKLALVKNLGSKGTVSIGNGGNDEWMLKESLIGICIIGQEGCSTKALHSADLAITDIKNALELFIFTKRLKATLRF; encoded by the coding sequence ATGATTAGTATTGTTATACCTGGGTTTGGTGATATTGACATAAAAAATTTAATTTTAGATTTTAACGGAACCATAGCAAAAGATGGATTTTTAATTAAGGGTGTTGTCGAATTAATTAAAAGGGTTGTCCAATCCGTTGAAATATATGTCATAACTGCTGACACATTTGGCAGTGTTGCAAATGAACTGAAGGATCTTCCGGTGAAAATTATTCCAATGGAGACACATGATGAAAGAAACGAAAAGCTAGCACTAGTAAAAAATCTTGGCTCTAAAGGAACAGTTTCTATCGGAAATGGAGGGAACGATGAGTGGATGCTTAAGGAATCACTAATAGGTATATGTATAATAGGGCAGGAAGGCTGTTCAACGAAGGCGCTCCATAGTGCTGATTTAGCAATAACTGATATAAAAAACGCCCTGGAGTTATTTATTTTTACCAAAAGATTAAAAGCAACCTTGAGATTCTAA